The Oncorhynchus tshawytscha isolate Ot180627B linkage group LG08, Otsh_v2.0, whole genome shotgun sequence genome window below encodes:
- the LOC112236002 gene encoding homeobox protein Nkx-2.1-like: protein MSMSPRHTTPFSVSDILSPLEESYKKVSMENNNLGSPLASYRQPQVSQAMMQQHHMGHNGTVSAAYHMTATGVSQLSHTAMGGYCNGNLGNMSDLTPYQDGMRGSATAAGWYGANTDPRFSTISRFMGSSSGMNMGSMGSLGSLVDVGKGMGPLSSTPRRKRRVLFSQAQVYELERRFKQQKYLSAPEREHLASMIHLTPTQVKIWFQNHRYKMKRQAKDKVSQQQMQQDSSSCQQHSPRRVAVPVLVKDGKPCQGSAHTPTTTVQAHHQQGANVMIMSSNGSGLGQHQSQQVGSADHSPDLAQHSASPPSLQTQVAGLSHLNSSSAEYGTALQCSALLYGRTW, encoded by the exons ATGTCGATGAGCCCTAGGCATACGACTCCTTTTTCTGTTTCCGATATCTTGAGTCCTCTTGAGGAGAGCTACAAGAAAGTAAGTATGGAGAATAACAACTTGGGGTCACCTCTCGCGTCGTACCGGCAGCCGCAGGTGTCTCAGGCGATGATGCAGCAGCACCACATGGGCCATAACGGGACGGTGTCCGCGGCATACCATATGACTGCGACGGGAGTGTCCCAGCTGTCACACACCGCAATGGGGGGCTACTGTAACGGCAACCTGGGGAACATGAGCGACCTGACGCCCTACCAGGACGGCATGAGAGGCAGCGCCACGGCCGCTGGCTGGTACGGAGCCAACACAGACCCGCGATTCTCCACGA TCTCGCGCTTCATGGGCTCTTCTTCGGGCATGAACATGGGCAGTATGGGCAGCCTTGGCTCGCTAGTAGACGTGGGGAAAGGCATGGGCCCGCTCTCGAGCACCCCGAGAAGGAAGAGGCGCGTGCTGTTCTCTCAGGCTCAGGTCTACGAGCTCGAGCGGCGATTCAAACAACAGAAGTACCTATCGGCGCCTGAGAGAGAACACCTGGCGAGCATGATCCACCTCACCCCGACCCAGGTCAAAATCTGGTTTCAGAACCACCGATATAAAATGAAGAGGCAAGCGAAGGACAAAGTGTCGCAGCAGCAGATGCAACAGGACAGTAGTTCCTGTCAGCAGCATTCCCCTCGGCGGGTGGCTGTGCCTGTGTTAGTGAAAGATGGCAAGCCATGCCAAGGCAGTGCCCACACTCCCACCACTACTGTCCAGGCCCACCACCAACAAGGTGCCAATGTTATGATCATGTCCAGTAACGGTTCAGGCCTAGGTCAGCACCAGAGCCAACAGGTGGGTAGTGCAGATCACTCTCCAGACCTAGCACAACACTCCGCCAGCCCACCGTCTCTCCAGACCCAGGTAGCCGGCCTCTCTCACCTGAACTCCTCCAGCGCCGAGTACGGGACGGCCCTGCAGTGCTCTGCTCTGTTATATGGCAGGACATGGTGA